Proteins found in one Taeniopygia guttata chromosome 27, bTaeGut7.mat, whole genome shotgun sequence genomic segment:
- the SP6 gene encoding transcription factor Sp6 — protein sequence MLTAVCGSLGSQPSDAPRASPTHLDLQPLQPFQPHGPAAPGAPDFASPLPPPELPLPGPDDAAAAAAFAAAAAYDPHGPPRLELPPDGPAAPGAYAKLLPAAPDMAHPYEPWFRPPHPGAPGEEGGGVNWWDLHAGASWMELPPGQGGGLPVPGHPGLPAGLGGYGGAEQQLCAPPAHLLPPQHLLAAEGVKALEGPPEPRGPEGEAGGRPKGARRAVPRGGGQAACRCPNCQEAERGGPCPEGAKRKHLHNCHIPGCGKAYAKTSHLKAHLRWHSGDRPFVCNWLFCGKRFTRSDELQRHLQTHTGAKKFSCPVCGRVFMRSDHLGKHMKTHDGGKDGAEPEGKGGGDAAAAKGGKREAEGGTAAPPN from the coding sequence aTGCTGACGGCGGTCTGCGGCTCCCTGGGATCGCAGCCCTCGGACGCGCCCCGCGCCTCCCCGAcccacctggacctgcagccGCTGCAGCCCTTCCAgccgcacggccccgccgcaCCGGGGGCTCCCGACTTCGCCTCGCCGCTGCCGCCACCGGAGCTGCCGCTGCCGGGGCCCGACgacgccgccgccgccgccgccttcgccgccgccgccgcctaCGACCCCCATGGCCCCCCGAGGTTAGAGCTGCCCCCCgacggccccgccgcccccggagCCTACGCCAAGCTGCTGCCGGCCGCCCCGGACATGGCGCATCCCTACGAGCCCTGGTTCCGTCCCCCGCACCCCGGAGCCCCCGGCGAGGAAGGCGGAGGCGTCAACTGGTGGGATCTGCACGCCGGTGCCAGCTGGATGGAGCTGCcccccgggcagggcggggggcTGCCGGTGCCCGGGCACCCCGGGCTGCCCGCGGGGCTGGGCGGGTACGGCGGGGCCGAGCAGCAGCTCTGCGCGCCCCCCGCCCACCTGCTGCCCCCGCAGCATCTGCTGGCGGCCGAGGGGGTGAAGGCGCTGGAGGGGCCCCCGGAGCCGCGGGGGCCGGAGGGGGAGGCCGGGGGGCGGCCCAAGGGGGCCCGGCGGGCCGTGCCCAGGGGCGGGGGGCAGGCGGCGTGCCGCTGCCCCAACTGCCAGGAGGCGGAGAGGGGGGGCCCGTGCCCCGAGGGTGCCAAGCGCAAGCACCTGCACAACTGCCACATCCCGGGCTGCGGGAAGGCGTACGCCAAGACATCCCACCTGAAAGCGCACCTGCGCTGGCACAGCGGCGACCGGCCCTTCGTCTGCAACTGGCTCTTCTGCGGCAAGCGCTTCACCCGCTCCGACGAGCTCCAGCGGCACCTCCAGACCCACACGGGCGCCAAGAAATTCTCCTGCCCCGTCTGCGGCCGCGTCTTCATGCGCAGCGACCACCTGGGCAAGCACATGAAGACGCACGACGGGGGCAAGGACGGGGCCGAGCCCGAGGGCAAAGGCGGCGGGGACGCGGCGGCGGCCAAGGGAGGCAAGAGGGAAGCGGAGGGGGGCACGGCCGCCCCCCCAAACTGA